Proteins encoded together in one Epinephelus lanceolatus isolate andai-2023 chromosome 4, ASM4190304v1, whole genome shotgun sequence window:
- the LOC117259813 gene encoding P2Y purinoceptor 3-like — MEDFKICPVTNYYKRILLPVSYSIVFLLGLSLNGALLWCVCCRLRHWSSTVIYSTNLAVADLLYVLALPPLIISNAMGSMWPFGNVICKSVRFFFFVNLHCSMMFLTCVSVHRFLGVCFPIAAVRLRTKKVALFASGSVWILATAEILPTLVFAHTGVINNMTVCFEMTNPGRFKVYFPYGMFLAIVGFLIPFLVVITCYCSMMTVLYCRAPDSISNARTARMRNKSIYTLLVVCLMFVVCFVPYHIARTVYLFVRVYMPEDCHLLNVVMISFKVWKPVVSFNCCANPLFYFFGCNRHRQRLRAWLWRRRKRVQPSVSVVDVGSTHRSAGQRASIRGLIK; from the coding sequence ATGGAGGACTTTAAAATCTGTCCAGTGACTAACTACTACAAAAGGATCCTTCTGCCAGTGTCCTACAGCATTGTGTTCCTGCTGGGCCTGAGTTTAAACGGCGCCCTGCTGTGGTGCGTGTGCTGTCGGCTGCGCCATTGGAGCAGCACGGTCATCTACTCGACCAACCTCGCCGTGGCGGATCTCCTGTACGTGCTGGCCTTGCCCCCTCTCATCATCAGCAATGCCATGGGCAGCATGTGGCCCTTCGGGAACGTCATCTGCAAAAGCGTCAGGTTCTTCTTTTTTGTCAACCTGCACTGCAGCATGATGTTTCTGACGTGCGTCAGCGTGCACCGCTTCCTCGGAGTGTGCTTCCCCATCGCTGCTGTGCGCCTCAGGACCAAAAAAGTCGCCCTCTTCGCGTCAGGCTCGGTTTGGATCCTTGCCACTGCAGAGATTTTACCCACATTGGTCTTTGCGCACACAGGTGTGATCAACaacatgactgtgtgttttgagaTGACCAACCCGGGGCGGTTTAAAGTTTATTTCCCTTACGgaatgtttttggccatagtGGGCTTTCTGATCCCATTCCTCGTCGTTATCACCTGTTACTGCTCCATGATGACGGTGCTTTACTGCAGGGCCCCGGACAGCATCTCCAACGCGAGGACAGCTCGGATGCGCAACAAGTCTATTTACACACTCCTGGTTGTGTGTCTCAtgtttgtggtgtgttttgTGCCTTATCACATCGCCCGGACCGTCTACTTGTTTGTGAGGGTCTACATGCCCGAAGACTGTCACCTGCTGAACGTGGTCATGATCTCCTTCAAGGTGTGGAAGCCTGTGGTCAGTTTCAACTGCTGCGCTAACCCCCTCTTCTACTTTTTCGGCTGTAATCGGCACCGTCAGAGGCTCCGGGCCTGGCTGTGGAGGCGGAGGAAGAGGGTGCAGCCCAGTGTGAGTGTGGTGGATGTCGGCAGCACACACAGGTCCGCAGGGCAGAGAGCATCCATCAGAGGTCTCATTAAGTGA